CAATATCAAGCATAACGCCTTGTGCCCCTTCGAAAAGTACACGGCGCCCTTCATCTAAAGCATCATTTAAAACAACAGAAGTATCAACAACATATTGCTTAATTTGTTGTCCGTATTCATAGTACTCATCAAGAATTTCTTCTACTGTGAAGCCTTCTACTTCATAGAATTTTTCTAATAGACGATTTTTTTCTTGTAACGCACGAGATAATTTTTCTTCAAACGTATCACGCTCAAGTAGATCAGAAATGCGAATTCCTACACGTGCAGCTTTGTCCATGTAAGCAGGTCCGATTCCTTTTTTCGTTGTACCAATTTTATTAGCACCTTTACGCTCTTCCTCTACCTCATCTAGTTTCAAGTGATATGGAAGAATAACATGTGCACGGTTGCTGATGCGTAAGTTATCTGTAGTGATTCCACGCTCATGTAAGTACGCAAGTTCTTGTACAAGTGCTTTTGGATCGACAACCATTCCGTTTCCAATTACACAAATTTTATCTTTATAGAAAATCCCAGATGGAATTAGGTGTAGCTTATACGTTTCTCCACCAAATTTAATTGTGTGACCAGCATTATTACCACCTTGATAACGAGCGATCACCTCTGCATTTTCAGAAAGGAAATCTGTAATCTTTCCTTTACCTTCATCTCCCCATTGAGTTCCAACAACTACTACTGAAGACATTCCGTGCACCTCCACTAATTTCGCACTATTCAAACATGTTTATTTTAACAGTCGTATTTTACAAAGTCAATGTAAATACGAACATTTATAAAAAATATGTAATATTCGTTCGTCATTTAATCACATTTTCTAAAAGAAGAGCAGAATTTCGTTTAGTCATAGTTTCATTTTTATTGTTTCCAATTAAATAGGAATAATGTTACTAGAAAAACTTTGCTCCATAAAAAAAGAAGACCGTAATTTCTACGATCTTCTTCCTCTATGCGGCACCGTCATCAAAACGCCGCTCAAGATTGACGAACTTATTATATTCTTTTACGAAAGCTAACGAAACTGTCCCAACCGGACCGTTACGTTGCTTTGCAATAATAATTTCGATGATGTTTTTGTTTTCAGATTCCTTATCATAGTAATCATCACGATATAAGAAGGCAACGATATCGGCATCCTGCTCGATACTTCCTGATTCACGAATATCAGACATCATTGGTCGTTTATCTTGTCTTTGCTCAACGCCACGAGAAAGCTGAGAAAGTGCAATAACAGGGACTTTCAATTCACGAGCTAATTCCTTAAGTGTACGAGAGATTTCAGATACCTCTTGTTGACGGTTATCTGTTCGACCATTACCTTGAATCAATTGAAGATAGTCAATAAGAACCATGCCTAGTCCACTTTCTTGCTTTAGGCGACGGCACTTAGCACGGATATCACCAACACGAATACCAGGAGTATCATCGATATAGATTCCCGAGTCGGACAAGCTACCCATAGCCATAGTTAGCTTACCCCAGTCTTCTGGTGTTAAAGAACCCGTTCTTAGCCTTTGTGCATCAATATTTCCTTCTGCACAGAGCATCCTCATAACAAGCTGATCTGCACCCATCTCAAGACTAAAAATCGCAACATTTTCGTCTGTTTTGGTTGCAACGTTTTGCGCGATGTTTAAGGCGAATGCCGTTTTACCTACAGATGGACGGGCCGCAACAATAATTAAGTCATTTCGTTGAAACCCAGCTGTCATTTTATCTAGCTCAATAAATCCTGTAGGAATTCCTGTAACATCACCTACACGATCGTGTAATGTTTCAATATTATCATACGTTTGTACTAGAACATCTTTAATATTTTGGAAAGCACCGGCATTTTTTCGCTGTGCAACTTCCATAATTGTTTTTTCCGCTTCACCTAGAAGAGCCTCAACCTCATCTTCTCTACTATATCCATCTTGTGCGATGGTTGTAGCTGTACGAATTAACCTTCTAAGGATTGATTTTTCTTCTACAATTTTAGCGTAATATTCAATGTTTGCAGCAGTTGGAACTGAGTTTGCTAAATCACTAAGATAAGAAACTCCTCCTACTTCTTCTAGTAAATTTACATCTGCTAGCGCTGCAGTGATTGTTACAAGATCAACCGGCTCTCCCTTATCAGAAAGGTCTAACATAGCGTTGTAAATTTTTTGGTGTGATGCTCGATAGAAATCTTCTGGGATTAATAATTCTGATGTTAAAGTAATAGATGATGGCTGGAGAAATATAGCTCCTAAAACAGCTTGTTCTGCTTCTATATTTTGTGGTGGTATACGATCACCAAGTACCTCGTTAATGATGATCACCGTCCTTCTACATTTATTATGAAAATATAAATCTATTTCTATTTATTATTATACACCTAAGTGCCATACTAAAGAATTGGGAAGTTTTATTCGCTTAGCTTGTTTCTTTTTAGAAAAAGCCTGTTTAACACTTTATTAAGTGTAAAAAAAAAGTGGCTCCGCTTCAAGATAAATTTCTCTCTTTCCACAAAACCACATCATTTCCCAACATTTACTTATTGTTCTTTAACCTGTACTTTAATCGTTGCATTTACTTCCGGATGAAGCTTTGCAGGTACATTTGTAAATCCTAATGAGCGAATGCCATCTGGTAAATCCAGCTTACGTTTATCAATTTTAATATTATGTGATTTTTTCAGTTCATCTGCAATTTGCTTGCTTGTTACTGAACCAAATAAACGGCCGCCTTCACCAGATTTCGCTTGAATTTCAACCGTTAATTTTTCAAGAACATCTTTTAGCTGTTTCATTTGTTCTAGCTCTTCCACAGCTTCTTGCTCCTGTTTTTTCTTTTGAGCATTTAATGAGCTAATACTTGAATTTGTTGCTTCAACAGCTAATCCTTGTTTGATAAGGAAATTGTGAGCATATCCGTCTGCTACATTCTTAACTTCCCCTTTTTTCCCTTTACCTTTAACGTCTTTTAAAAAGATTACTTTCATGATTTGGTTCCTCCCTCTAAATAGTCTTCTAATGCTAATTTTAACTGTTTTTCGACTTCTTGTAATGTTGTATGCTCTAGCTGTGTTGCTGCATTTGTTAAATGACCACCGCCACCAAGTGCTTCCATAATAATCTGAACATTAATGTCACCAAGTGAACGGGCACTTATGCTTACAAACTCAGGGTTTCGTTTCGCAATAACAAATGAAGCTTCAATTCCATTCATTGTTAATAATGTGTCTGCTGCTTGTGCAATTGTCACTTGCTCATAAAATTCCTGTTCATCTGCCACAGTAATGGCAATGCCATCTTTAAATATAAATGCATGCTGGATAAGTTGAGCCCGCTTTACATAGCTATTGATATCTTCTTTTAGAAACTTTTGTACTAAAACTGTGTCTGCTCCTTTTGCTCTTAAATAAGAAGCTGCATCAAATGTACGTGAGCCTGTTCGAAGTGTAAAACTCTTTGTATCAACAATAATTCCTGCTAAAAGCGCGGTAGCCTCAATTATATTCATTTTAAGATGCTTTGGCTGATATTCAAGTAATTCGGTCACCAATTCTGCTGTAGACGAAGCATAGAGGCTCCATATAAACAAGAATGGGATCTTTAATAAATTCTTCTCCACGTCGATGATGATCAATAACAATGACATGCTCACTTCTCATGAGCAATCGGTCATCAATGACTAATGATGGCTTATGTGTATCAACAACGATAAGCAGTGTTTCGTCTGTCATAATTTCGAGTGCTTGTTCTGGTGTGATAAATCTTGACCATAGTTCAGGGTGTAATTTAAGCTCTGTTAAAAGCTGTTCAACTCCAGAATCAGTTGCTTCAGGATCTAAAACTATAAAGCCTTCTTTTCCGTTAACCTGACAAACTTTAAGGATCCCGATTGCTGAGCCAATTGCATCCATATCCGGATACTTATGTCCCATAATCATAACCTTATCGCTCTCAGACACAATTTCTTTCAATGCATGTGATATGACACGGGCACGAACTCTAGTCCGTTTTTCCATCGGATTTGTTTTTCCTCCGAAAAACTTCACTTTTCCACTAGGTTGTTTGATGGCCACTTGATCTCCACCACGTCCTAATGCTAAATCTAAGCTCGATTGCGCCAGATCCCCCAGTTCCTGAAGTGAAGAAACACCTGATCCTATCCCAATACTTAAAGTTAATGATACGTTTTGAATAGCTGTTTTTTCACGAACTTCATCCAGGATTGAAAACTTAGTTTTTTCCAGTTTGGTTAAAATGTCTTCACTCAATACTCCAATAAATCTTTCAGATGAAGTTCTTTTAAGAAAAACACCATAATCCTTTGCCCATTTATTTAAGAGAGATGTTACCTCACTGTTAATGGCACTTCTTGATTGGTCATCCATTGCCTGGGTAACTTCATCATAATTATCTAAGAAAATAAATGCTAAAACTGTTCGTTCATCTTCATATTGCTTTTCAATTTCAATTTGTTCGGTTACATCGAAGAAATACAATAGCCGTTCATCACGTTTAATAATGACCTTAAATTCTCGATCATGTAATGTAATCGTCTCTGATTCTACTTCCTGTTTTATTAATGGAACTAATGAATCAGCTACATCAAATAATGATCTGCCAACAAGAGTGTCCTCATCAAAGCAGGAGGTCATAAAAGGATTTGTCCACTCAATTTGATATTGATCATTGAAAAGCAAAATCCCAATTGGCATTTCCATCAAAGCCTCTTCACCGACTTTTTTCAATCGGTATGAAAGAGTTGTAATATATTCTTTCATTTCTGTTCTAAAGTCTTTTATTGCTTTATTAATAAAATAAAACGCAATTGCAAGACAAGCAAGAAGGATGGCTCCTATTAACCAATTATAGAAAAATAGAAGAATTACGGCTATCACTGTTACGCCAATTAATGCATAAATCGGATAACGGATGAATGGTTTTTCATAAAAGCTTGGCATTTTTTCTCATCAACTCCTCGCAACAGTGATTACAATATCTTACTTTTTCTGTATTTTCCTACGGAGAGGAAAGCCTAAATCAATTATACCTAAGATTCTAATAAGATAAAGGAATATTGGGATGATTAATGAAGCAATTAAAATGACAACAGGGATTGCTTTTGCCCAGCCCTTGACATATGAATAGAAAAACACAAAGGAGTATCCTTGCATCAGCACGAAAAATTGTAAAATAAAATAAAGATTTAAAACAGCCATAAAAAGAAAACTGTCTTGGTCAAGATTTACCATTAATAATATAGAGCTTATTAAATAGTACCAAATGATACTTGTTGGTAATCTCCATTCACGGAAGGGTTTTAAAGGTGCTAACTCAAATCTAAGTCTTTTTAAAATCGGGACAGAAATGAGATGAGTGATAACAGCAAAAACCATACCTGTTGTAACAAATAAAGTTGGTATTAATGTCGTAATATAGCCCATTCCTTCTTCAAGCTGTTCAAACTGCTGATTCATCTGTCCACTTGCATCAAAAGATTGCAAAATTGCTTTTGATTGCTGAATTGAGTCTTTAAACAGTTCAATAGAGTCTTGAATAAAGTCTATATTTAGAAAAACAATTGACCCAATATAAGAAACAATAACACTAAATGTATAAGCTAAGCTACCTCCGACCAATACACCCATTGTTTGTTTCTTTTTATAAAAATAACCCATCACCATACCGCTCAAGCCAAACATAAGAGCTAATAAAATATTAGTAATAGATCCGAATAAAACCGATAGGATACTTCCTGCCAATACAAGCATAAGCGTAGTGGATAGACTATGCCTTATTGTAAAAATAATAAACGGCAGAGGGAGAACAAAAAGGGCAAGTATCCCAATAATCGGTGCATATTTTGCTACAAGCATTAGCACGATAAAAAGTGCTAATAAAACAGCCCCTTCTGTTATAGCATTTGTTTTCCTCACAACTTCACCTCTTTTAAGAAAAACCATCCTTTAAGCTAGAAATTTAGCTCTGTTTAGTATTTCATATCATTTGTTAATTTATTGCTCATTTCACAAACTTACACTTTTCCTGGTAGACAAACCTGTTCAGTTTGTTTAAATATAATGTGTTACAGTATTATGTATAGAAAACGTGTACATACAGCTCTAACCTAAATTTTAGTCTTGATAGCGGTGTATTCTCAAGTTCTTTTTAAAGATAAATATGACGAAAAAAGCACAGAAAGGATTAAACAATCCATCTCTGTGCTTTTCTTTTATTATTCACCAGCAACATATGGTAATAAAGCCATTTGACGAGCTCTTTTGATAGCTACAGTCAATTTACGTTGGTATTTAGCGCTTGTACCTGTTACACGACGTGGTAAAATTTTACCACGCTCAGATACGAATTTTTTTAGTAAATCAACATCTTTATAATCGATGTGAGTGATACCATTTGATGTGAAGAAACACACCTTACGACGTTTTGCACGTCCACCTTTACGTCCGCCTGCCATGATCAATTTCCTCCCTTCTATTTACAATTCATCTATTAAAACGGTAAATCATCGTCAGATATATCAATAGGTTTTCCATCATTTGCAAATGGATCGTCATCAAAGCTTGTACGACCTTGATTACGTTGATTTTGATCCGAACCGAATGGATTTTGATTACCAGAATTCTCTTGGTACCCACCAAAGTTGTTATTGTTGTTGTAGTTATTGTTGTTACCGCCACCGGCACCGCCGCCTGCTCCTCTTGGCTCAAGGAATTGGACACTTTCTGCAACAACTTCTGTTACATAAACTCGTTTTCCAGTTTGATCTTCATAGCTTCGTGACTGTAAACGCCCGTCAACTCCTGCAAGACTACCTTTTTTAAGGAAGTTCGCAACATTTTCAGCTTGTTTACGCCAAATCACACAGTTAAGAAAATCAGCTTCTCTTTCACCCTGTTGGTTTGTAAACGTACGGTTTACTGCAAGAGTAAAGGTAGCAACAGCTACTCCACTTGGTGTGTATCGCAAATCTGGATCTTTTGTTAGTCTTCCAACTAATACAACTCGATTCAACATCAGAACCATCCTTTTTTGACTATCTTATCTATTAATTAGTCTTCTTTTTTAATAACAATGTGGCGAATGATATCTTCGCTGATTTTCGCTAAACGATCGAATTCTTGAACAGCAGCTGATTCTGCGCTAACTTGAAGAAGCATATAGTAACCATCGCGGAAATCATTGATTTCGTACGCTAGGCGACGTTTGCCCCACTCTTTCGCTTCTGCTACTTCCGCACCATTCTCAGATAAAACGTTGTTGAAACGCTCAACTAAAGCTTTCTTAGCTTCATCTTCAATGTTTGGGCGGATGATGTACATAACTTCGTACTTTCTCATCATCTTACACCTCCTTTTGGTCTAAACGGCCCATAAATGGGCAAGGAGCAATTAAATAAATAAATTACTCACAATTAGGTATTATAACGAATAATGATCGAAAGTGCAAGTGTGTTGTTTAGTTCTGGTGGATATAGGAGATTTAGTTGTATCTTAAAGGGATAGGATACTGATGGTATTGCTGGGAGATTGGGGCATGTCTCGATTCTTTCTGTGATTGAGACTGGATTTTGTTCTTAGGATTTGTTCTAGTTCCGATTCTATCTGTATTGAGACAAGATTCTATTCTTCGGGCTAACTCCTGTTCCGATTCTCTCTGTATCAAGACTGAACTCTACTATTCGAGTCAACTCCTGTCCCAATTTCCTCTGTATCAAGACTCAATCCTGCTTTTCTTACCAACTCCTGTCCCGATTCCCTCTGTATCGAGACTCGATCCTGCTATTCCATCCAACTCCTGTCCCGATTCCCTCCGTATCGAGACTCAATACTGCTATCCCATCCAACTCCTGTCCCAATTCCCTCTGTATCGAGACTCGATCCTGCTATTCCATCCAACTCCTGTCCCGATTCCCTCTGTATCGAGACTCGATCCTGCTATTCCATCCAACTCCTGTCCCGATTCCCTCTGTATCGAGACTCAATCCTGCTATTCCATCCAACTCCTGTCCCGATTCCCTCTGTATCGAGACTCGATCCTGCTATTCCATCCAACTCCTGTCCCAATTCCCTCTGTATCGAGACTCAATCCTGCTATTCCATCCAACTCCTGTCCCGATTCCCTCTGTATCGAGACTCGATCCTGATATCCCATCCAACTCCTGTCCCATTTCCCTCCGTATCGAGTCTCGATCCTGCTATTCCATCCAACTCCTGTCCCGATTCCCTCTTTATCGAGACTCAATCCTAATATTCCATCCAACTCCTGTCCCATTTCCCTCTGTATTGAGACTTAATCATTCCACATACAAAAAAACCCACTACAGAATGTAAGATCCTTCTCAACCTTACCCATCCATAGTGAGCTTTATAAAAATTATCTAATTAGCATTACACATTAAAACGGAAGTGAATAACGTCTCCGTCTTTTACAATATAGTCTTTTCCTTCTAAGCGAACTTTTCCTGCTTCACGTGCGGCACCCATTGTTTTTGCAGCTAATAAGTCAGCATAAGAAACGGTTTCAGCACGGATGAAGCCTCGTTCGAAGTCTGTGTGGATGATTCCAGCACATTGAGGAGCCTTC
This Metabacillus endolithicus DNA region includes the following protein-coding sequences:
- the rpsR gene encoding 30S ribosomal protein S18, with amino-acid sequence MAGGRKGGRAKRRKVCFFTSNGITHIDYKDVDLLKKFVSERGKILPRRVTGTSAKYQRKLTVAIKRARQMALLPYVAGE
- the rplI gene encoding 50S ribosomal protein L9, translating into MKVIFLKDVKGKGKKGEVKNVADGYAHNFLIKQGLAVEATNSSISSLNAQKKKQEQEAVEELEQMKQLKDVLEKLTVEIQAKSGEGGRLFGSVTSKQIADELKKSHNIKIDKRKLDLPDGIRSLGFTNVPAKLHPEVNATIKVQVKEQ
- a CDS encoding YybS family protein, which codes for MRKTNAITEGAVLLALFIVLMLVAKYAPIIGILALFVLPLPFIIFTIRHSLSTTLMLVLAGSILSVLFGSITNILLALMFGLSGMVMGYFYKKKQTMGVLVGGSLAYTFSVIVSYIGSIVFLNIDFIQDSIELFKDSIQQSKAILQSFDASGQMNQQFEQLEEGMGYITTLIPTLFVTTGMVFAVITHLISVPILKRLRFELAPLKPFREWRLPTSIIWYYLISSILLMVNLDQDSFLFMAVLNLYFILQFFVLMQGYSFVFFYSYVKGWAKAIPVVILIASLIIPIFLYLIRILGIIDLGFPLRRKIQKK
- a CDS encoding adenylosuccinate synthase gives rise to the protein MSSVVVVGTQWGDEGKGKITDFLSENAEVIARYQGGNNAGHTIKFGGETYKLHLIPSGIFYKDKICVIGNGMVVDPKALVQELAYLHERGITTDNLRISNRAHVILPYHLKLDEVEEERKGANKIGTTKKGIGPAYMDKAARVGIRISDLLERDTFEEKLSRALQEKNRLLEKFYEVEGFTVEEILDEYYEYGQQIKQYVVDTSVVLNDALDEGRRVLFEGAQGVMLDIDQGTYPFVTSSNPVAGGVTIGSGVGPTKINHVVGVSKAYTTRVGDGPFPTELHDEIGNQIREVGREYGTTTGRPRRVGWFDSVVVRHSRRVSGLTDLSLNSIDVLTGIETLKICVAYTYKGETINEYPASLKVLAECEPVYEELPGWTEDITGVRNLTELPTNARHYIERISQLTGIPLSIFSVGPDRSQTNVIRSVYS
- the dnaB gene encoding replicative DNA helicase; the encoded protein is MNEVLGDRIPPQNIEAEQAVLGAIFLQPSSITLTSELLIPEDFYRASHQKIYNAMLDLSDKGEPVDLVTITAALADVNLLEEVGGVSYLSDLANSVPTAANIEYYAKIVEEKSILRRLIRTATTIAQDGYSREDEVEALLGEAEKTIMEVAQRKNAGAFQNIKDVLVQTYDNIETLHDRVGDVTGIPTGFIELDKMTAGFQRNDLIIVAARPSVGKTAFALNIAQNVATKTDENVAIFSLEMGADQLVMRMLCAEGNIDAQRLRTGSLTPEDWGKLTMAMGSLSDSGIYIDDTPGIRVGDIRAKCRRLKQESGLGMVLIDYLQLIQGNGRTDNRQQEVSEISRTLKELARELKVPVIALSQLSRGVEQRQDKRPMMSDIRESGSIEQDADIVAFLYRDDYYDKESENKNIIEIIIAKQRNGPVGTVSLAFVKEYNKFVNLERRFDDGAA
- the rpsF gene encoding 30S ribosomal protein S6 encodes the protein MRKYEVMYIIRPNIEDEAKKALVERFNNVLSENGAEVAEAKEWGKRRLAYEINDFRDGYYMLLQVSAESAAVQEFDRLAKISEDIIRHIVIKKED
- the ssb gene encoding single-stranded DNA-binding protein; translated protein: MLNRVVLVGRLTKDPDLRYTPSGVAVATFTLAVNRTFTNQQGEREADFLNCVIWRKQAENVANFLKKGSLAGVDGRLQSRSYEDQTGKRVYVTEVVAESVQFLEPRGAGGGAGGGNNNNYNNNNNFGGYQENSGNQNPFGSDQNQRNQGRTSFDDDPFANDGKPIDISDDDLPF